One stretch of Candidatus Krumholzibacteriia bacterium DNA includes these proteins:
- a CDS encoding lysophospholipid acyltransferase family protein — protein sequence MWWGSFRHGPMIQAIPYHLGAFFARFLPDAISRAIAWTLGEANWLLRPRTRRLLDENFRIIHPEWTAAQRRRAGRRTVHHFAQSIRLFLQMPFLDPDALFARCDVSALRAEIDRLGGDRPFIVASAHVGPWELGGYCLARMGHAVHTVALDHPTRQVTDFYSARREYLGIHAHPMGESFMTLKEAMDRGESVALLVDRSYGKAKKRFAIFGVESEFPLGHLVLSARCNAPVITGALVFDGRDRFKYVHGGTHLPEDNEDEFEKLERLQERCLRDLERIIRDYTDQWFHFIPLERTESSG from the coding sequence ATGTGGTGGGGCTCCTTCCGTCACGGACCCATGATCCAGGCCATTCCTTACCATCTGGGCGCGTTCTTCGCGCGTTTCCTGCCCGACGCCATCAGCCGGGCCATCGCCTGGACGCTGGGTGAGGCCAACTGGCTGCTTCGTCCCCGGACGCGGCGCCTGCTGGACGAGAATTTCCGCATCATCCACCCGGAATGGACGGCGGCCCAGCGCCGGCGGGCGGGGCGGCGCACCGTGCACCACTTCGCGCAGAGCATCCGCCTCTTCCTGCAGATGCCGTTCCTGGATCCGGACGCGCTGTTCGCCCGTTGCGACGTGAGCGCGCTGCGCGCGGAGATCGACCGGCTCGGGGGCGACCGGCCCTTCATCGTGGCGTCCGCGCACGTGGGGCCGTGGGAGTTGGGGGGCTACTGCCTGGCGCGCATGGGGCATGCGGTGCACACCGTGGCGCTGGACCACCCCACGCGGCAGGTGACCGACTTCTACAGCGCACGCCGCGAGTACCTGGGTATCCACGCGCACCCCATGGGTGAGTCGTTCATGACCCTCAAGGAGGCGATGGACCGCGGGGAATCCGTCGCACTGCTGGTGGACCGATCCTACGGGAAGGCCAAGAAGCGCTTTGCCATTTTCGGGGTGGAGAGCGAGTTTCCCCTGGGGCACCTGGTGCTGTCGGCGCGATGCAACGCACCGGTGATCACGGGCGCGCTTGTGTTTGACGGGCGTGACCGCTTCAAGTACGTTCACGGCGGCACACACCTCCCCGAGGACAACGAAGACGAGTTCGAGAAGCTCGAACGCCTGCAGGAGCGGTGTCTGCGCGATCTGGAGCGGATCATTCGCGACTACAC